The Vibrio echinoideorum DNA window TGAAAGTCCTTATAATTAAGTTAATAATATTAATATAATTAACTCAGCGAAAAGCACTGTTCTAATCTATTAAAGTGTTAGCTTTCGCGGAGTAAAAATTGTGCATTTAACACTTTTCCTTACTCTGTATCGGTTGGTCATTTCATCAAATCAACCACTGTGCTTGTTACGCATCGACAGGTTTGATTTAGGTACATAGTGGTCAGTTTAAGCTTAGGGCTTGGTTTGTGATTGTCGGGTGGCTTCATTATGTCAGGCGCTGATACTGAGAGCGACTCAACCAGAAATTTGCAACACATCATCTTTCAGCCATCAGTGTGGTTTTTATTTGGCTACGTCCAGATAGGTTTGTAACTCTTGCTTCAACTTGTACCTAACCCAATCAGGTGAAAGCACTTCGACATCAGGAAGCCACGCTTTAAGTAGTCGTAGTAATGTTTGAATGTTGCTAGTCGTATAGCTTGCCAATACATCACCGTACCCCAGTTCTTTTAATGCTCGAAAGTCATTGGGATTATTTTCCTTGAAGAAGGTTTCGCTGACTCTTCTGCTAATTTGTATAACCACTTCAACGGGATTGAGTAGTTCATCCTCATATCCGCAACCAGTCAGCTTCTGCTCAACGCTAGGGTCAGGAGAGTATTTATCCTCGTAACGCACTAACTCACGAATCTTAGCCACTCTGAGTGACTCTAGGCGGTTTCTGTGTGTCCCGACAATGAACCACAATCCTCGTTCATTTAACAGTTTGTAGCTGTGGAACTCATCGTAGGTTTTCCCTTCATGGCTAAAGCTGATCACGTTTCGTCGCTGTATCGATTCGATAAGTTTCTCGAACACTGAAGCACATTCACTGATGTCCTCGACTTTTGGGTTCTTGAAGAGAAAGGGCGGTGTGGTTTTGTTGTTCAATACGCCATTACTTAGATAGTGCTTACCTGAAAACAAAGTATCGAATCCCATGTTTAACAGCAGGAGAGATAGCTCATTATTTGTCTGTCTGCCTAAGAACTTAGGGTCTAACGAGTAACAAGCACCGTCACGTTGTATCGGTAAGTAGTTTAACCGTTCATTGAAGTCACGGTTTAACGTTCTTCTTGCAACTCCAAATTCACGACTTAAATCATCTAGATGTAACTTCTCACCCGTATTCAAACGGGTAAGGATGATGCCAAGTCGTTTCGCTAGTTTGTCATGCTCTTTCATTCTACGCATTGTAGATAGGTCACTCGTCAGGTGGTGTCGTGGTCGGAAAGAACCTGATTATTTCTAGCTAATTTTCATAAGGTTACTGATATTGCTATAGCTTTCATTAGTTATCTCAAGGTATGCCTTACAAGGCATTCATCAATCATTTCTATATTTCTTCATCTGAGCGACACACCCTGTCGTTCACCCTCTTTAAACTAATCATCAATCACGTTAACGCCGTCTCTTATAAGCGGCGTCATTACGTATTTAAGGAAAGCAAAAAATGAAAACATCAATCATCCTGCTAGGTCTAACTTCGCTTTTCGCATCTTCAGTATTCGCAGGTGGCACGTTCGGTGGTAATCCGGGCGATATCTCGAAAATGAAAGAGCTACTAGAGCCACAATGGAATGGTAAGGCTGGTATTCAGAACACGGCGTCTTACGGAGTTATCGTGCAATGGAAAGCCGATGTCTGCGGAACAATGAATGGTCATGTCACTGATACGACGAAATGCGGCCCAGATAGCCCGAAAGGTAAAGCACAATAAGTTTTGTTGCGGAGCTTGGCTCACGATACCTCAGTTTCGAAATTGGAACTCTCTAGGCTGAGATATCAATGAGCTCCGCAACACTCAATCAACCAACAAGAAGGAGCCTTTACATGGCAATTAAATCAATAACAACATTAGTTACAACCTGTCCTGCATGTGGTGAGCGTGCATATGATGATGGTAGCTGTCAGGTGTGTGGTCACTCTCACTAAAGCTGTATTGGTAAAAATCTAAGGGGGCGTATTCTTAATTGAGTACGTCCCTTTTTCATATCTATAGGAAAGGAGAATCATGATGAAAGTATATGATCGAATCATGCCTCAACAACGATGGTTTAAGCCTAGCGTTTCAACTGGATTGAAGGGAGCACATTACGGGACTGCTCTAGGTGCTAGGTTTGGTCCTCAAGGCGTTATCCTCGGTGGTGCAATCGGATTTGTCAGTGGAGCATTAATCGGTGGTGTTCTGGATGAGCTAGACGTTCTCTAATGAAAAAAGTAGAGGTGGTTTTTCCTCTACTTTTTTCTTTATCGTAATTTGTGTTTTTCGTTTTCCCTTATCTCATTGGGCTTTATTCCCTATGCACTCTTAGACCGTTGGGGAATTAATAACATTGTGAACTTCACACTGCCATGTGAGTAAGATAGGTTTTGTTTTATATGCTTGAGGTCTTTCAATGAACATTTTAGGCGTGGTGACATCGTGAAATTCTGTCAGTGAGAGCGACTGATGCATGCGTTGCAGAGTATACCTGATGCTACGTTTGCCGATATGCCCCTCCGATGAGGTTAGCTTAACGTTACATGTGCGAATCTTTCGTTGTCTAACAATTGTGTATTTTTTGTTAGGTAACGATGGATCCCAAAAGTTGAACGTATTGAATAATTTCTTACCTGTAAACGGGTTAGATACTTCTTGCTGAAAGTCTTGCTCGATAGTGGCTTTATATTTTATTCGGCTTTTGTCACTAATAACGAGTTCGAGTGTTAGTTGATTATGGTTTTTAATCACATACACCGAATAAGAACAGTCACTACTACCAAGGTATTTGTAAAGTGGATCTAGGTTAGTAATTTTGAATGGAATGTACTTGATACTTTTGCTTGGTTTAACGTATCCGCCCCATGAACCCACGGGGCGACTTGTCAGTGTTTGAAGTTCCAAGGCAGGAGTGCGTCGATATCAGGCTCAGCTTTCGCCAGCTCTTTCATGCACTTGACCATGTAGTCGTAGAGGATAAGACCGTTGGCTTTCGCGGTCTCGATGATGCTGTAAAGCATCGCGCTCGCATCAGCACCGTTTGGTGTGTTAGAGAACAGCCAGTTCTTCCTGCCAATGACCAGTGGTTTAATTGCGCGTTCAGCGCGATTATTATCAATAGATAAGTGACCATCGTCGATATAACGAATAAGCTTTGACCACTGCCCAAGCGTATATTTTATCGCTTTGCCTAGTGGGCTAGAGCCAATCACCTTCTGGGTCGTCATCCATTGGTAAAGCTCATCCAGTATCGGCTTGGCAAGCGCTTGACGCTCTGCTTTTCGCTCTTGGGCAGGCGCACCTTTTAAGCGTGATTCTATCCCGTAGAGTTTTTGGATTTTAGCCAGCGCCTTATCAGCCTTGCCTGATTTACCTTTCCCTTGAAGCTTCTTCGCATCCATGAACTTGCGACGAGCATGCGCTAAGCACCCTACATTGGTGACGTGATGCAGACCATCATAAGCCGCGTAGCCATCGGTTTGTAGATAACCGTTGTAGTCACCTAAAAAGTCCACGGGACACGCCCTCGCGCGACTGTTTTGATAGTCGTACAAGGCAATATTTTTCACATTCGGCAGTGCCGATTCGGGTGAGTCAGCGCCTGAGCAGTAGAGCCACATATAACACTTCTTCTCTTCTTTGAGCACATTGAGCGGCGTTTCATCCGCCTGAACCACCACTTGTTGAAGCAGGTTATCCTTCAAGGCCGCATACAGCGGGGCGAACTTCTCACTGACTTGGATAACCCACCTTGCCATGGTGGTGCGTGATAGCTCGATACCCGACTGGGTAAACAGCGATTCTTGGCGATAAAGTGGCATCGCGTATTGGTATTTGCCAAGAATGATGTTGGTCAGCAAGCTTTCTGTGGCGAAGCTTTTAGGGATGAGACTCTGAGGGGATGGCTTCTGAACGATACGGCTGCTGTCACCTGTTTTCTCGCACTGGCGGCAAGCGTACTTAGGACGAACATATTCCAACACTTTGAGTACCGCTGGCGTGAACTCTAGCTTCTCGCTGCGGTCTTCACCGATTTTATGCAGGCTATGATTGCAGCAAGCGCACTGCTTTTCATGGTCGTCTACATCAAGTTCGATAACCTCACGAGGCAAGGTCTTAGGCAGAGGTTTACGTTTACCGCGCTTTTTCGTTGTGGTCGTGGTTGTCACCTCAACCTCGTCTTCTTTAACGGCTTCACACTCCGCTTCGTTGAAGAGGTCACCTTGTGATTCATCGTAAGGCTTTAATACCTCCGAGCGTTTCGCGAACTGACGGTCGAAGGCGAGTTTGAGTTGTTCAAGCAGCGATTGGCGCTCTTGTTTCCACTCATTTTTCTCCGACATCAGAGCAGCTACCATCGCTTGTAGCTCGGCAACATCTTGGCTTTCTGGGTTGATATTTGGCGTCTTTTTCATAGCATTGATTATACTAAAATCGTGCCGTTAACGCTTGGAGAATAAGGCTTTATTCTCGATTAACTCATTGTAAAATCGTTTATTTTGATGGGTTCGTGGCCGATAATTGTGAAGCCTGAAAGCAGTCTATCAAGCTCAAATTGAGTGAGGGTAAACACCTGATTTTTCTCTTTTGAAGGCCACTTATACTTGGCTTTTTCAAGGCGTTTATACCAGAGGGCGAAGCCTGTTTTATCCCAGTACAACACTTTAATCTTATCGCGCTGTTTATTGGTAAACAGGAACAGCGCACCGCTGCCAAGAGGCAAGTCAGTATCATTTTCGATAATCGCTGTAAGGCCGTTGATGGACTTTCTAAAATCGACGCTTTCACGATAAAGGTAAATGTCTGGAGCGCTGAGCATACCTTTCATGACAACGCTCCAATGAGTTCAGCAAGATAGGTGGCTGGCGTGCCTTGAGGAATGCTCAGCTCCACATCATTGATGAGAAGTGTCATGTTCGCCGTAGCTATCTGGGCCTGATACTTGGTTGTCTTTTCAACGATTTCGGCTCTAACAAATCCGACAGATTCCGATTGGTTTGCTGTTTGGAGTTGACGCCGTTTGGCGAAGAACGTGGATAAACTCAGTCCATGCTCTTCACAAAAAGCGCGTTGAGTAACACTGCTACTTTCATATTGTTCAAACAGTGATTGCCATTCTAGGTTGGTGCGTCGTTTTGCCATTTCAACTCTCCTTTGGGTTGGAGAGATGATCTTATTCTTCGTGCTGAAAGATTAGAATGCGGTGTTCATGACACGCTTACGGTTTAACCAAGAGTGATCTGCACCATAAATACTGGACGCTACGTTAAGCGACTTTCTATACC harbors:
- the tnpC gene encoding IS66 family transposase, whose amino-acid sequence is MKKTPNINPESQDVAELQAMVAALMSEKNEWKQERQSLLEQLKLAFDRQFAKRSEVLKPYDESQGDLFNEAECEAVKEDEVEVTTTTTTKKRGKRKPLPKTLPREVIELDVDDHEKQCACCNHSLHKIGEDRSEKLEFTPAVLKVLEYVRPKYACRQCEKTGDSSRIVQKPSPQSLIPKSFATESLLTNIILGKYQYAMPLYRQESLFTQSGIELSRTTMARWVIQVSEKFAPLYAALKDNLLQQVVVQADETPLNVLKEEKKCYMWLYCSGADSPESALPNVKNIALYDYQNSRARACPVDFLGDYNGYLQTDGYAAYDGLHHVTNVGCLAHARRKFMDAKKLQGKGKSGKADKALAKIQKLYGIESRLKGAPAQERKAERQALAKPILDELYQWMTTQKVIGSSPLGKAIKYTLGQWSKLIRYIDDGHLSIDNNRAERAIKPLVIGRKNWLFSNTPNGADASAMLYSIIETAKANGLILYDYMVKCMKELAKAEPDIDALLPWNFKH
- the tnpB gene encoding IS66 family insertion sequence element accessory protein TnpB (TnpB, as the term is used for proteins encoded by IS66 family insertion elements, is considered an accessory protein, since TnpC, encoded by a neighboring gene, is a DDE family transposase.) encodes the protein MKGMLSAPDIYLYRESVDFRKSINGLTAIIENDTDLPLGSGALFLFTNKQRDKIKVLYWDKTGFALWYKRLEKAKYKWPSKEKNQVFTLTQFELDRLLSGFTIIGHEPIKINDFTMS
- the tnpA gene encoding IS66 family insertion sequence element accessory protein TnpA, which gives rise to MAKRRTNLEWQSLFEQYESSSVTQRAFCEEHGLSLSTFFAKRRQLQTANQSESVGFVRAEIVEKTTKYQAQIATANMTLLINDVELSIPQGTPATYLAELIGALS
- a CDS encoding WYL domain-containing protein codes for the protein MKEHDKLAKRLGIILTRLNTGEKLHLDDLSREFGVARRTLNRDFNERLNYLPIQRDGACYSLDPKFLGRQTNNELSLLLLNMGFDTLFSGKHYLSNGVLNNKTTPPFLFKNPKVEDISECASVFEKLIESIQRRNVISFSHEGKTYDEFHSYKLLNERGLWFIVGTHRNRLESLRVAKIRELVRYEDKYSPDPSVEQKLTGCGYEDELLNPVEVVIQISRRVSETFFKENNPNDFRALKELGYGDVLASYTTSNIQTLLRLLKAWLPDVEVLSPDWVRYKLKQELQTYLDVAK